The Zonotrichia albicollis isolate bZonAlb1 chromosome 9, bZonAlb1.hap1, whole genome shotgun sequence genome has a window encoding:
- the CHRND gene encoding acetylcholine receptor subunit delta isoform X1, translated as MLPARRPRRTKAALRPRLRPPRAPRPELASWRDINELACLCSPGPSLLPPPGGHRIYPSLLACLGHFGGSPRLPPFARPGMEQRGKRTQDGLLGIRLVPPVLLLPLLQLVGGAPVGQRLYPMPASILQALSSRGTLVLEAALRSALLALERALSEQQRQRGACGLCAPCLFPPCANSTGSCPPPAVPPAMPPSCQALLDAQALPELPQRNRALSQACAPYQRLCPPEGAPHTCTLLSAQLCQRRLQECQTVAAAPSPDAAAEATMPGSCGRRGVPQANGTAPRGRIMGGSAAPRGAWPWLVSVRLHGELMCGGVLVGRSWVLTAAHCFGGNRNELAWTVVVGDHELGKPGAGKRAVPVRRILPHPKFNPKTFHGDLALLELAVPLAPSPTVSPVCLPSGSEEPSPGTPCYIAGWGSLYEEGPAADVVMEAQVPLLSQETCRGALGKELLTSAMFCAGYLSGGIDSCQGDSGGPLACEDPTSHHFVLYGITSWGDGCGERGKPGVYTRVTAFTDWLSLQMDSAPGSREPSCFDLLAAAQLPPEQQRPERARLCAFYTGSCRAPQGKATCARLAEETCHARTRRCELHSYAQTLVDLLHQAGDFIRNQFDFSFLTRTLPQLLGKIYGHFFPPRVRREAPGLAVAGTQSSPTAVGPQRPLSRWGGRQLPPFAELFGVVGPQLQDWVEALRTAAGGSHLVTAWDREQLSGEMQLFLQGEDVVEEMVAQGRAFLTQLRAEMELGTTLEAMEPQWASGELAGTPVPSHEPRREKRELVPTELPRVEEEEEEEGVMGRACPGLNASAARVGAVRDLYAWVLRVPEAQLAMTFQEILVDLGSKNTKGLYRAQVRATVGGRPTAFTGLVGLDSDTLARSMPGLVALALEALKT; from the exons ATGCTGCCCGCCCGGAGGCCTCGTCGAACAAAGGCGGCATTGAGGCCCCGGCTGCgccccccccgcgccccccgccccgaGCTGGCATCTTGGCGCGACATTAATGAACTCGCCTGTTTGTGCTCCCCCGGCCCCTCTCTCCTCCCACCGCCCGGGGGGCACCGTATATATCCATCCCTCCTTGCCTGCCTCGGGCATTTCGGGGGTTCCCCCCGCCTGCCCCCCTTTGCCCGCCCGGGGATGGAGCAAAGAGGGAAGAGGACACAGGACGGTCTTCTCGGGATCCGGCTGGTCCCCCCCGTGCttctgctgccgctgctgcagCTGGTGGGGGGGGCTCCCGTGGGCCAGAGGCTGTACCCCATGCCggccagcatcctgcaag CGCTGTCAAGCCGGGGGACGCTGGTGCTGGAGGCGGCCCTGAGGAgcgccctgctggccctggagcgGGCGCTGTCcgagcagcagcggcagcgcgGCGCCTGCgggctctgtgccccctgccTCTTCCCCCCCTGCGCCAACAGCACCGGCAGCTGCCCAC cgccagctgtgcccccagccatgCCCCCCAgctgccaggccctgctggatgCCCAGGCACTGCCCGAGCTGCCCCAGCGCAACCGGGCGCTGAGCCAGGCCTGTGCCCCCTACCAGCGCCTGTGCCCCCCCGAGGGGGCCCCCCACACCTGCACCCTGCTCAGCGCCCAGCTCTGCCAACGCCGCCTCCAGGAGTGCC agacGGTGGCCGCAGCCCCGAGTCCTGACGCAGCAGCGGAGGCGACAATGCCAG GGAGCTGCGGGCGGCGCGGGGTCCCGCAAGCCAACGGCACAGCCCCCCGGGGCCGGATCATGGGGGGCAGCGCCGCCCCGCGGGGCGCCTGGCCCTGGCTGGTGTCGGTGCGGCTGCACGGGGAGCTGATGTGCGGAGGGGTGCTCGTGGGGCGCTCCTGGGTCCTTACGGCGGCACACTGCTTTGGCGG GAACCGGAACGAGCTGGCCTGGACAGTGGTGGTGGGCGACCACGAGCTGGGCAAGCCGGGAGCGGGCAAGCGGGCAGTGCCCGTCCGGCGCATCCTGCCTCACCCTAAG TTTAACCCCAAGACGTTCCACGGGGACCTggcgctgctggagctggcagtgccgCTGGCGCCGTCACCCACCGTCAGCCCCGTGTGCCTTCCCAGCGGCTCCGAGGAGCCCAGCCCCGGCACGCCCTGCTACATCGCGGGCTGGGGCTCCCTCTATGAAG agggaccagcagccgACGTGGTGATGGAGGCACAGGTGCCCCTGCTCAGCCAGGAGACGTGCCGAGGTGCCCTGGGCAAGGAGCTTCTCACCAGTGCCATGTTCTGTGCTGGCTATTTGTCTGGAGGCATCGACTCCTGCCAG GGTGATTCAGGGGGGCCTCTGGCATGTGAGGACCCGACTTCTCACCACTTTGTCCTCTACGGCATCACCTCGTGGGGAGATGGCTGCGGCGAGCGGGGCAAACCAGGAGTCTACACGCGTGTCACCGCCTTCACGGACTGGCTGAGTCTGCAGATGGACT ctgcccctggcagccGAGAGCCGAGCTGCTTCGACCTGCTGGCCGCGGCACAGCTGCCCCCCGAGCAGCAGCGCCCGGAGCGCGCCCGCCTCTGCGCCTTCTACACCGGCTCCTGTCGGGCTCCTCAGGGCAAGGCCACCTGTGCCCGTCTGGCCGAGGAGACCTGCCATGCCAGGACGAGGCgatgtg AGCTGCACTCCTATGCCCAGACCTTGGTGGATCTCTTGCATCAGGCTGGGGACTTCATCAGAAACCAGTTTGACTTCTCCTTCCTCACCCgtactctgccccagctcctgggcAAGATCTACGGGCACTTCTTCCCTCCCCGTGTCCGCAGGGAAGCCCCAG GCCTGGCTGTGGCAGGGACCCaatccagccccacagcagtgGGACCCCAGAGACCCCTCAGCAG GTGGGGGGGCAGGCAGCTGCCCCCCTTTGCAGAGCTTTTTGGGGTAGTGGGaccccagctgcaggactggGTGGAGGCCCTGAGGACTGCGGCAGGGGGCAGCCACCTGGTGACAGCatgggacagggagcagctctcCGGGGAGATGCAGCTCTTCCTGCAG GGTGAGGATGTGGTGGAGGAGATGGTAGCACAGGGACGAGCCTTCCTCACCCAGCTGCGGGCAGAGATGGAACTTGGCACCACCCTGGAAGCCATGGAGCCACAATGGGCATCTGGAGAGCTGGCAGGGACCCCTGTGCCAAGCCATGAACCCC ggagggagaaacGGGAACTGGTGCCCACAGAACTGCCCAgggtggaggaggaagaggaggaggagggagtcATGGGCAGAG cctgccctggcctcAACGCGTCGGCGGCGCGGGTGGGCGCAGTGCGGGACCTGTACGCTTGGGTGCTGCGTGTGCCCGAGGCACAGCTGGCCATGACCTTCCAAGAG ATCCTGGTGGACTTGGGCTCCAAAAACACCAAGGGACTGTACCGGGCACAGGTTCGGGCCACTGTGGGGGGCCGCCCCACGGCCTTCACTGGCCTTGTGGGGCTGGACAGTGACACACTGGCCCGTAGTATGCCTGGCCTCGTTGCTCTGGCACTTGAAGCGTTGAAAACCTAA
- the CHRND gene encoding acetylcholine receptor subunit delta isoform X2, which translates to MGSLLQQLALLGALMLSGGLCVNHEERLIHHLFEERGYDKELRPVVSTDEVVDVYLALTLSNLISLKEVDETLTTNVWLEHGWTDYRLQWNKSEFGGVEVLRLPPDMLWLPEIVLENNNDGLFEVAYYCNLLIYDTGYVYWLPPAIFRSTCLINVDFFPFDWQNCSLRFRSLAYSALEINIHLKTDSDPDTGRSYPVEWIIIDPEGFTENGEWEIIHRPARKNVYPDIPLDTSEHQDITFYLIIKRKPLFYVINIVIPCILIAFMVILVFYLPADSGEKMTLVISVLLAQSVFLLLISQRLPATSHAIPLIGKYLLFIMLLVTAVVIISVVVLNFHFRTPSTHIMSDWVREVFLESLPRLLGMAQPSESPRSAPCIRRCSSAGYIAKAEEYFSVKSRSELMFEKQSERHGLTSRITPARLVPLGVDSGEDQPYEHLKPVIDNANYIVKHMRDENSYNEEIDNWNCVARTLDRLCFFLITPTLVVGTLWIFLMGIYNHPPPLPFAGDPYDYREENKRFI; encoded by the exons ATGGGgagcctgctgcagcagctggccctgcTCGGGGCACTGATGCTGTCGG GTGGGCTCTGTGTGAACCACGAGGAGCGGCTCATCCACCACCTGTTTGAGGAGAGGGGCTATGACAAGGAGCTGCGCCCCGTGGTCTCCACTGACGAGGTTGTGGACGTCTACCTGGCCCTCACCCTCTCCAACCTAATCTCACTG AAAGAGGTGGACGAGACGCTCACCACCAACGTATGGCTCGAGCAC GGCTGGACCGATTACCGCCTGCAGTGGAACAAGTCTGAGTTTGGGGGCGTTGAGGTGCTCCGCCTGCCGCCAGACATGCTGTGGCTGCCGGAGATAGTCCTGGAGAACAA caatGATGGGCTCTTCGAGGTCGCCTACTACTGCAACCTCCTCATCTACGACACGGGCTACGTCTACTGGCTGCCCCCTGCCATCTTCCGCAGCACCTGCCTCATCAACGTGGACTTCTTCCCCTTCGACTGGCAGAACTGCTCCCTCAGAttcag GTCGCTGGCATACAGTGCCCTGGAGATCAATATACACTTGAAGACGGACAGTGACCCGGACACAGGGAGGTCTTACCCAGTGGAGTGGATCATCATCGACCCCGAAGGCTTCACAG agaatggggaatgggaaatcaTCCACCGCCCAGCCCGCAAGAATGTCTACCCTGACATCCCCCTGGACACCAGTGAGCACCAGGACATCACTTTCTACCTCATCATCAAACGCAAGCCGCTCTTCTACGTCATCAACATCGTCATACCCTGCATCCTCATCGCCTTCATGGTCATCCTCGTCTTCTACCTGCCCGCTGACA GTGGTGAGAAGATGACCCTGGTAATCTCAGTGCTCCTCGCCCAGTCTGTCTTCCTCCTGCTGATCTCCCAGCGCCTGCCTGCCACTTCCCACGCCATCCCCCTCATCGGCAA GTACCTGCTTTTTATCATGCTTCTGGTGACAGCCGTGGTGATCATCTCCGTCGTGGTCCTCAACTTCCACTTCCGCACCCCCAGCACGCACATCATGTCTGACTGGGTCAGAGAG GTCTTCCTGGAGAGCCTGCCCCGGCTGCTGGGCATGGCACAGCCGAGTGAGAGCCCGCGGAGCGCCCCCTGCATCCGGCGCTGCAGCTCGGCCGGCTACATCGCCAAGGCAGAGGAATACTTCAGCGTCAAGTCCCGCAGCGAGCTCATGTTCGAGAAGCAGTCGGAGCGGCACGGGCTCACCAGCCGCATCACCCCGGCCC GCTTGGTGCCGCTGGGCGTGGACTCAGGCGAGGACCAGCCCTACGAGCACCTCAAACCCGTCATCGACAATGCCAACTACATTGTCAAGCACATGAGGGATGAAAACAGCTACAATGAG GAGATCGACAACTGGAACTGCGTGGCCCGGACCCTGGACCGCCTGTGCTTCTTCCTCATCACTCCCACGCTGGTGGTGGGCACCCTCTGGATCTTCCTCATGGGCATCTACAACCACCCACCACCACTGCCCTTTGCTGGAGACCCCTACGACTACCGGGAGGAGAACAAGCGCTTCATCTAG
- the EIF4E2 gene encoding eukaryotic translation initiation factor 4E type 2 isoform X1, whose translation MNNKFDALKDDDSGDHDQNEENNTQKDSEKEKNDREKPQSTTKRKAVVPGPAEHPLQYNYTFWYSRRTPGRPTSSQSYEQNIKQIGTFASVEQFWRFYSHMVRPGDLTGHSDFHLFKEGIKPMWEDDANKNGGKWIIRLRKGLASRCWENLILAMLGEQFMVGEEICGAVVSVRFQEDIISIWNKTASDQATTARIRDTLRRVLNLPPNTIMEYKTHTDSIKAWEEFHGLVNSSGR comes from the exons ATGAACAACAAATTCGACGC ATTGAAAGATGATGATAGTGGAGACCATGACCAGAATGAGGAAAATAACACACAGAAAGAcagtgagaaggaaaagaatgaTCGTGAGAAACCACAGAGTACTACCAAGAGGAAG GCTGTGGTGCCGGGGCCAGCCGAGCACCCCTTGCAGTACAATTACACCTTCTGGTACTCGCGGCGCACGCCCGGGCGGCCCACCAGCTCGCAGAGCTACGAGCAGAACATCAAACAGATCGGCACCTTCGCCTCC GTGGAACAGTTCTGGCGGTTTTACAGTCACATGGTACGTCCTGGGGACCTGACAGGCCACAGTGACTTCCATCTTTTCAAAGAGGGCATCAAACCCATGTGGGAG GATGATGCCAACAAAAATGGTGGTAAATGGATTATCCGTCTGCGGAAGGGCTTAGCATCGCGGTGCTGGGAGAATCTTATTCTGGCCATGTTGGGAGAGCAGTTCATGGTGGGGGAAGAAATCTGTGGGGCTGTTGTCTCTGTCCGATTCCAG GAGGACATCATCTCCATATGGAACAAGACAGCCAGCGACCAGGCCACGACAGCCCGGATACGCGACACGTTACGAAGGGTGCTCAACCTACCTCCCAACACCATCATGGAATACAAAACCCACACCGACAGCATCAA GGCCTGGGAGGAGTTTCATGGCCTGGTGAACAGCAGTGGCCGCTGA
- the CHRNG gene encoding acetylcholine receptor subunit gamma, with protein sequence MRGHGLLLVLCTVAGVSCRNQEEKLFQDLMSNYNRQLRPARGDEIIDVSLKLTLTNLISLNEREETLTTNVWIEMQWSDYRLSWDPEKYDNIQLLRVPSTMVWLPDIVLENNIDGTFEITLYTNVLVSPDGSIYWLPPAIYRSVCVIHVTYFPFDWQNCTMVFQSQTYSANEINLLLTVEDGQTVEWIFIDPEAFTENGEWAIKHRPARKIINSEHFTPDDTQYQQVIFYLIIQRKPLFYIINIIVPCVLISAMGVLVYFLPAKAGGQKCTVSINVLLAQTVFLFLIAQKVPETSQAVPLIGKYLTFLMVVTVVIVVNAVIVLNVSLRTPNTHSMSQRVRQVFLHLLPRYLGMAVPEETPGPPQAIRRRSSLGLMVKADEYMLWKARTELLFEKQKERDGLMKTVLDKIGRGLESGSSQDFCQSLEEAGPEIRACVDACNYIANATREQNDFSSESEEWMMVGQVIDRVCFFIMASLFVCGTVGIFLVAHFNQAPALPFPGDPKQYLPQ encoded by the exons ATGCGCGGCCACGGCCTCCTGCTCGTCCTCTGCACCGTGGCAG gtgtgagctgcaggaACCAGGAGGAAAAGCTGTTCCAGGACCTCATGTCCAATTACAATCGGCAGCTGCGCCCGGCCCGGGGGGATGAGATCATCGATGTCTCCCTCAAGCTCACCCTCACCAACCTCATCTCCCTG AATGAACGGGAGGAGACCCTCACCACCAATGTCTGGATCGAGATG CAATGGTCTGACTATCGCCTGAGCTGGGACCCTGAGAAATACGACAACATCCAGCTGCTGCGGGTGCCCTCCACCATGGTCTGGCTGCCAGACATCGTCCTGGAGAACAA catCGATGGGACGTTCGAAATCACACTCTACACCAACGTACTGGTGTCCCCTGATGGCAGCATCTACTGGCTGCCCCCGGCCATCTACCGCAGCGTCTGCGTCATCCACGTCACCTACTTCCCCTTCGACTGGCAGAACTGCACCATGGTCTTCCA ATCCCAGACGTACAGTGCCAATGAAATCAACCTACTGCTGACAGTGGAGGATGGCCAGACTGTGGAGTGGATCTTTATCGACCCCGAGGCTTTCACAG AGAACGGAGAATGGGCCATCAAGCACCGCCCCGCTAGGAAGATCATCAACTCGGAGCACTTCACCCCAGATGACACCCAGTACCAGCAGGTCATCTTCTACCTCATCATCCAGCGCAAGCCACTCTTCTACATCATCAACATCATCGTGCCCTGTGTCCTCATCTCTGCCATGGGTGTGCTCGTCTACTTCCTGCCTGCCAAAG CGGGTGGGCAGAAATGCACTGTCTCCATCAATGTTCTCCTGGCCCAGActgtcttcctcttcctcattgCCCAGAAGGTGCCTGAGACCTCCCAGGCCGTGCCTCTTATCGGGAA atACCTGACCTTCCTCATGGTGGTGACAGTGGTGATTGTGGTGAATGCTGTCATTGTCCTCAACGTCTCCCTGAGAACGCCCAACACTCACTCCATGTCCCAGAGAGTGCGCCAG GTGTtcctgcacctcctgccccGCTacctgggcatggctgtgcCAGAGGAGACTCCAGGGCCTCCACAAGCCATCCGCAGACGCAGCTCCCTGGGGCTCATGGTGAAAGCTGATGAGTACATGCTCTGGAAAGCCAGGACCGAGCTGCTCTTTGAGAAGCAGAAGGAAAGAGATGGGTTGATGAAAACCGTGCTGGACAAGATTG GACGTGGTCTGGAGAGTGGCAGCTCCCAGGACTTCTGCCAGAGCCTGGAGGAGGCAGGTCCTGAGATCCGTGCCTGCGTGGATGCCTGCAACTACATCGCCAATGCGACGCGGGAGCAGAACGACTTCAGCAGC GAGAGTGAAGAGTGGATGATGGTGGGACAGGTGATCGACCGTGTCTGCTTCTTCATCATGGCCTCTCTCTTTGTGTGTGGCACTGTTGGAATCTTCCTCGTGGCTCACTTCAACCAAGCACCcgccctgcccttccctggggacCCCAAGCAGTACCTGCCACAGTGA
- the EIF4E2 gene encoding eukaryotic translation initiation factor 4E type 2 isoform X2, protein MNNKFDALKDDDSGDHDQNEENNTQKDSEKEKNDREKPQSTTKRKAVVPGPAEHPLQYNYTFWYSRRTPGRPTSSQSYEQNIKQIGTFASVEQFWRFYSHMVRPGDLTGHSDFHLFKEGIKPMWEDDANKNGGKWIIRLRKGLASRCWENLILAMLGEQFMVGEEICGAVVSVRFQEDIISIWNKTASDQATTARIRDTLRRVLNLPPNTIMEYKTHTDSIKDNSSFRNTKITL, encoded by the exons ATGAACAACAAATTCGACGC ATTGAAAGATGATGATAGTGGAGACCATGACCAGAATGAGGAAAATAACACACAGAAAGAcagtgagaaggaaaagaatgaTCGTGAGAAACCACAGAGTACTACCAAGAGGAAG GCTGTGGTGCCGGGGCCAGCCGAGCACCCCTTGCAGTACAATTACACCTTCTGGTACTCGCGGCGCACGCCCGGGCGGCCCACCAGCTCGCAGAGCTACGAGCAGAACATCAAACAGATCGGCACCTTCGCCTCC GTGGAACAGTTCTGGCGGTTTTACAGTCACATGGTACGTCCTGGGGACCTGACAGGCCACAGTGACTTCCATCTTTTCAAAGAGGGCATCAAACCCATGTGGGAG GATGATGCCAACAAAAATGGTGGTAAATGGATTATCCGTCTGCGGAAGGGCTTAGCATCGCGGTGCTGGGAGAATCTTATTCTGGCCATGTTGGGAGAGCAGTTCATGGTGGGGGAAGAAATCTGTGGGGCTGTTGTCTCTGTCCGATTCCAG GAGGACATCATCTCCATATGGAACAAGACAGCCAGCGACCAGGCCACGACAGCCCGGATACGCGACACGTTACGAAGGGTGCTCAACCTACCTCCCAACACCATCATGGAATACAAAACCCACACCGACAGCATCAA GGATAATTCAAGCTTTCGAAACACAAAAATCACATTGTGA